TTGCTGAAAGGCAGCATAGACTTGTAGGTGGGAATTTTGTACGATACCCGTACCCTGTATCTGACTGGCACAGACACAAAGTAAAACAGCTCATACAGTAGATCAGTGGTGAGCCTATCGAATAAGTTGGATTATATAACTCGTCTGTACTTGTCGTCTTCCGTTACCTTTGAGACAATACTTAACGTTTTACACCCCGATATGTTAGCACCTATTGTATTACGTTACAGTACCtgactgaatggcctctttctttaAGGAGcagtcatagagttatgcagcatggaaacgggcaccTCATGCCCCTGTCCTTCTCCCCAGTtctgcaaaaggcacatttaacttgaccaaaatggcctagaagcctttactcaattttaatgtcctgacagctccaatttggccagaattaacatttggagtgtgggaggaaaccggagcacttggagaaatccgatggggtcacagggagaacatacaaactccataaagacagcacctgtaggcaggatcaaacccgggtttctggcgctgtcagacagcagctctatcactgcGGCACTGTGCCTGTCCATCTCACGGACCAGTCACCCAACCATTTACTCtgtctacatttcatgctgccttggttaagcagccaacataatcgaaTACTAGGCCCACCCCCTGTCATTCCTTTGGCttaaaagtgtgcaccaccagaatcaggagcagtttcttcccctctgttatcaagcttctgaatggtccttccataagctagggcagtgcttcttaaactggtgaatggttcacccaagggtgaatgaaattattttaggGTGAATTAAACTAGATGGGTGAATGAcataatttatttttttctatacttaaaaaaggcattgccattaaagtggttaataagctcttattggttttaatggcagtggagctggaaatttgatatggttttttttctctctacctatggttttctaatttcaaagaagcaggatatttcccaaatttactgtaatataaccttttagaGAATACCAtggttttttgagctagttttccaagaaaaaaactgcagtaatcaaagcccgaaagggtaggatgggggtgAAGCCCAGTTTAGACGTTGGAATGGTTTTTTATCATTCTAATCAAATTATTTTCTttaattaaagtttttttttcactcctaattttctttacatatttttaggatgttcaaaaaggttggataaaataaacacttaaaaaatgtgttaatttatgccatttgctcatgtgacaaaatatattttagatataaaattatacacaagagagaataagacgaaaattaccaaaaaaaacATAAGGAAATTTAGTCGAGGATGAATGAaatgttgtgataaagactcaagggtgaatgacactgaaataattTAAGAAGCTctgagctagggtactgtccgattcacctctaccacattggacagagagtggtgaatctgtggaattctctgccacagaaggtagttgagaccagtccattggctagatttaagagggagttagatgtggcccttgtggctaaagggatctgggggtatggagagaaggcaagtgtgggatattgatttggatgatcagccatgatcatattgaatggcggtgcaggctcgaagggccgaatggcctactcctgcacctattttctatgtctatgtctatgactttgtctttggaactgatgcgctgcaatgctgagaactatattctgtatcttcccctttgctctacctattgtacttgattttgacttgattgcatttatgtatgttATTATGTGATCTGGTTGCATtacaagcaaaacaaagcttttctttgTACATAACAATAATATATCTAAACCTGAACCATTCTTTGTCCCAGTTCCCCAGCAGAGAGCTAAATCCCGCTGTAATCTTGGATAACCCTTCATCTTGAGTAGTTGAAATTGAAGGGTTAagtggagtgtggggagaaatgGTAACATTAGGTGTAAGATGAGTGGAGATGGGTGTTTTGGGAGTGCTTGCGGTTTGTGATATCTGTGCAGTTGGCATCAACATCTCGACCAACGTGtccttcatagatacatagatacatagatagacaataggtgcaggagtagaccattcggcacctcgagccagcaccgccattcaatgtgatcatggctgatcatccacaatcagaaccccgtttctccccatacctcttgattccgctagccctaagagctctatctaactcttttttgaatgcatccagtgaatcggcctccactgccttctaaggcagagatttccccaaattcacaactctctgtgtgaaaaagtttttcctcatctcagtcctaaatgttattcttcaactgtggcccctggttctggactttcccaacatcgggaacattttacctgtttCTACTctctccaatcctctaagaatgttttatgtttctataagatcccggctcatccttctaaattccagtgaatacaagcccagtcgatccgttctttcatcatacatcagtcccatcatccctggaattaacctggtgaacctacgctgcactccctcaatagctagaatgtccttcctcaaattcggagaccaaaactgcgcacaatagttcaggtggtctcaccagtgagtgccctgtacaactgcagtaggacctccttgctcctatactcaacttagcTCGCAATGAAGATCCTTCATCAACCTGAACCAGTAGTCGCTTCAATCGTCTTTTTCTTTCTATTGCAGGTCGCAGTGAATGTCACGTTGCATTTAATGCTTTACCTCCTCTCTCTGTGGACTCGGGTGTCAACCGAATGGTTTCCCAAAAGCCTCCCGTGCGACGTGATGCAGCGCGacacagaggtggtggtggactgCAGCGAGCGCCAGCTGACCAGCGTTCCCACCGGCTTCCCCTCCAACTCCACCAACATCACGCTCACCATCAATCACATCTCACAGGtgacctccttctccttctccggcCTGAATAACCTGACGGAGATTGACCTCAGGTGTAACTGCGTGCCCGTCAGACTTGGCCCCAAAGATCGGGTGTGCACCAAGCCCCCGAGAGTGGCGAGAGGAGCCCTCTCCTCTCTGCCAGCATTGAGGTCCTTGTATTTGGATGGGAACCAATTGGCCCGAATACCTCAagggctgccccgcactctcactCTGCTCAGCTTGGAGGCCAACAGCATCTTCTCactgggcaaggccaactttacgGAGCTGGGCGACTTGGAGAGCATCTACCTTGGCCAGAACTGCTACTACCGCAACCCTTGTAACACTAGCTACCAGATTGAGAGGGATGCCTTCTACACTCTGAGTCGCCTTGAGGTGCTGTCTCTCAAGGACAATAACCTGACCCACGTTCCCCAGAGACTGCCTCGGAGTTTAAGGCAGCTTTTTCTGTACAACAACAGGATTCGGCGCGTCGAAGATATCGATTTCGCCGAGTTGGTCGAATTGGAAATTCTAGACTTGAGCGGGAATTGCCCCCGCTGCTACAATGCACCATTCCCTTGCCAGCCCTGTCATGACCCCAGTTATTTATTGATCTCTCCTAACGCTTTCCAGGCACTGCGAAAGTTGAAGATCCTGCGGCTTCAGAGTAACTGTCTGACGGCCGTGCTAAGCTCTTGGTTCAGATATACCACCAACCTGAAAATGCTGGACCTCTCTCAGAATTTCCTGGTGAAGGAAATAGCCACGGCTTCATTCTTAAAATACCTCGGCAGCTTAGAGGGGTTAGACATGTCCTTCAACTTCGAACTGAAGGTGTACCACGAGTATCTGAATCTGTCCTCCACTTTCTCACATCTGCGGTCCCTCCAGAGCCTGAAGCTCCGGGGCTACGTGTTTAAGGATCTGACGATGGACAACATGAGGCCCCTGCTGCAGCTCACTCAGCTCAAGCTCCTGGACTTGGGCATCAACTTCATCAAGTTGGCCGATCTCCAGATCTTCAGCCGGCTGCCCGCCCTGCAAATCATGGACCTCTCGGAGAACAAGATCTCGCCCTCCTCCACCCAGGGCGAGACGGGCTCATGCCGGCCGAGTGGCCACTCGCAGCCGGGCGCCGACTCGTTTTACGGATTCCCCAACCAGGAGAGTTATTTCCGCTACGACAAGTTCGGCCGGAGCTGCAAGTCGAAGGACAAAGAGTATTACCACCTCTCGCCGGTGAGCTACAACGAGTGCAACCGCCACCGCTCCACCTTGGACCTCAGCAGGAACAACATCTTCTACATCAGCCCGGCGCAGTTCGACAACCTCTCGTTCATCAAGTGTCTCAACCTGTCGGGCAATGCCCTCAGCCAGACCCTGAATGGTTCCGAGTtcctttccctccctcacctgcGCTACCTGGACCTCTCCAACAACCGCATCGACCTCCTCTACGAGTCCGCCTTTCAGGAGCTGCAGGAACTTCAAGTGCTAGACCTCAGCAACAACAACCACTATTTCCAGATGGAAGGGTTGACTCACAGATTAAACTTCATCCACACCCTCACCAATCTCTCCAAGCTGATCATGAGCGAGAATGACATCTACACCTCAGCCGACTCGCAACTGAGGAGCAATTCGCTGAGCGTGCTGGAGTTCCGGGACAACCAGTTGAATTACATGTGGAGCGACGGCAATTACATGTACATTGAGTTCTTTGAGAACCTCTCCAACCTGAGCCGCCTCGACCTCTCGGGCAATAGACTCGCGTTCATGCCGCACGACGTGTTTGACCACCTGCCCCCGCTACTCAAGGAGCTTGTGCTGAGCGGTAACCAGCTGCGGAGCTTCAACTGGGGCAGGCTTTACCTGCTAGTCCGGTTGGAGCTGCTGGACCTCGGTAGCAACCTGTTGACCACGGTGCCTCGCATGCTGTCCAACTGCACCCAGACCCTGCGcgtcttcaacctcacccgcaaCCAGATCTCCAGGCTGACCAAGGACTTCCTGCTGGACATGACCTCCCTGCAGTACCTGGATCTCAGCTACAACAACCTGAAGACCGTCCGGGCCTCCAGTTTCCCGGACAGCGCCATCAAACACCTTCGGGAGCTGCGGCTAAGCGGCAACCACTTTCTCTGCACCTGCGACGCCAGGTGGTTTGTGTGGTGGATCAACCagaccacggtctacatccctcGCCTAGTCACCGATGTTACCTGCGCCTCCCCCAAAGCCCACAGAGGCCACGGTGTCGTCTTAGTGGACCTGCACTCCTGCGAGTTGGACTACCTGGGCATTGGCCTCTACACTTTCTCCGCCTTCATCACCCTCTTGCTCCTGGTGACCTCTATCGCCGGTCGCCTGTTCGGCTGGGACGTTTGGTACATCTACCACTTCTGCAAGGCCAAGTTCAAAGGCTACCACTCCATACCCAATGTCAAGGCGGAGTACGGGGCGTTTGTTGCTTATGACACCCGGGACAAGGCAGTGTCCGAATGGATTCTCAAGGAGTTGATCGACAATTTGGAAGAACGAGGGGAGCGACGATTCTCCCTGTGTTTGGAAGAAAGAGACTGGGTCCCGGGGAAACTTGTGATGGACAACCTGTCCCAGAGCATTCACCAAAGCAGGAAAACCATTTTTGTCCTCACCGACTGTTACGTGAGCACGGGGAACTTTAGAATTGCCTTCCACATGGCTCACCAGCGGTTGCTGGATGAGAAGGTTGACGTGATCATCTTTGTTTTGCTAGAAAGGGTCTTGCAACACTCCAAGTACGTAAGGCTGAGAAAGAGACTGTGCAAGAACTCGGTCTTGGCGTGGCCTTCTAACCGGCGCGCCCAGCCCCTGTTCTGGCAGCGCCTGAGAAATGCATTAACCACAGACAACTACCCGCAATACACCAATCTCTTCAGTGACATTATATAACGTAGACCAGAAACTGCCTAGTTTACATTAGGGAGAAGCTATTATCTAACAAACTCGATGTACCATCTAACATCGGTCATTGTTTTCCTTCATTTACTGCAAACACACAGGGAGATGGCAAGGCCATTCCTCCTGCTTTATGTGCAATTTCGGGTCTCCTTAACGAAGAAAGGGAACACTTGCTTTGGAGGGTAGTGCAATAAGGGTCCAGCAGTCTGATTACAGTGATGCCAGGACTGCCCATTGAGGAGAGATTGGGTTAACTAGGTCAGTATTCACCTGAGTCCAGAAATGAGAGTCTACTTTGTTGAAATCTATCAAATTCTGACAGCCTTGACAGGGAAGATTTTTCTCTTCTCCTGCAGTCTGGATTAAAGAGTCGTCATATCTGGATAATTAGATAAGACATtctggactgagatgagaagttTCCACACTCAGAGGACTGTGAACCTGTGGAGTTATCTACCACAGAGATAGTGAAGACCAAGTCTGTTAAATATGTTCAGCTGtagatttcaagagtcaagagagtgttattgtcatatgtcgcagacagaacaatgaaattcttacttgcagcagaacaacagaatatgtaaacatagtacactgtaaacaatataataaatgagaaaaaaagtactgtgtgtgtatagatacatacacacacatatactcacatgcacacacatacacacattataTATGTACACAttcgcacgcacacatacatacacataaaaatcaaaccataatagtgcaaagagaTAAAAccgatgcccccaagtctatgtagttcagagtttattggaggttgtagtgtttaatagcctgatggctgtagagaagaagctgttcctgaacctggacgtaacagttttcaggctcctgtaccttcttcccgatggcaggggtgaaatgagtgtgtggccagggtgatgatgCTGGATGCCTTTTGGAGGCAGCAGCTCCTGTaactccctttgatggtggggagttcagaacctgcgatggactgggcagtggtcacaactttctgcagtcttctttgctcctgggcttttaagttgccgaaccaggccatgatgcaatcagtcaatatgctctccactgtacacttGTAGATGTCCAGCATCTACGGGTAATGGGAGGGAGTCGGAATGTGATAATGATATACAAGATTCACCATGATTGTACTGCATGGTATTGCTGGCTCAAATACCATATTTTCTATGATTAATGTGTTTACCCCAAACAGTGTAAGGGTAGAAAAGGAAAGTAAATACAACTGCAAATAttgaaaactaaaacaaaaatagaaataCTGAAAGAGCTGAGCTGATCAAACTCTGATACCTCCccattctgttgtggggtagactgcaactgcctcccccccccccccccccccccccccccacccccaccccaatctttgcacatccccaatcctttcccactcgtcactttaattttgtgtttttatgactgttggcagatcaattcccctcctgggataaataaagttctatcgtatcgtattggccAGTACCATCTGTGAAAAGAGGGACCAATTCATGTTACAGGTTGAAGATTTAAAAGTACTGTatttgaatgcacgaagtataagaagtaaagtagatgagcttgaggctcagatagaggttggtagatatgacattgtggggattaccgagacgtggctgcaggaggatcaggtctgggaacttaatattcagggttatacagtctatagaaaggacaggcaggtgggcagaggagggggggtagctcttctggtgagggatggaattcagtcccttgcgagggaagacatggggactgacgaggtagagtcactgtggattgagttgaggaattgcaaaggcaagaagacactaattggtgttatctacagacccccaaatagtagcccggatgtaaggtgtaagttgcagcaggagttaaaactggcatgtaacaaactgacatgccactgtggtgatgggggagttaaaactggcatgccactgtggtgataggggatttcaatatgcaggtagactgggaaaaacaggttggttcaggaccccaagaaagagagtttgtagagtgcctccgagttggattcttagagcagcttgtaatggagccgaccagagaaaaggcaattctggatttcgtGTTGTCCAAAGAACCAAATTTGataaagagaactcgaggtaaaggaaccgcttggaggtagtgatcataatatgattagttttaatctgcaatttgagaaggagaaggttaaatcagaagtggcagtgatgcacttgaacaaaggggattatgaaggcatgagagaggagctggccaaggtaagggaaagggatactagcaggaacaacggtggaacagcaatggcaggaatttctgggcataatccggaagatgcaggatcatttcatttcaaaaaggaagaaagattttaaggggagtaggaggcaaccgtggctgactatagaagttagggatagaataaaactaaaagaaaagatgtataacacagcaaagagtagccggaagccagaggattgggaaacttgggCAGGAAtgaaaagaaggacagtaaaagcgtctttagatatgttaaaggaAAACGAATAGCAAAGTTAAATGTATTACATTTCTGTATGGTATTATGTGATCTGGTTGCattacatgcaaaacaaagcttttctctgtacataacaataataaatctcAAAGTCTCAAATCTCAAAGTCACtctcaaagtcaaatgtgggtcccttgaaggcagacacgggtgaaattattatgggtatcaaggaaatggcagaagagttgaacaggtacttcggatctgtcttcactaaggaagacacaaacaatctatcagatgtactggaggacagaggatctaagggggtcaaggaactgaaataaattttcattaggcaagaaatagtattgggtaggctaatgggactgaaggatgataaatcccctgggcctgattgactgcatcccagggtcctcagggaggtggctctggaaatagtggacgcattggtgatcattttccaatgttcaatatattcaggatcagttcctgtggattggaggatagctaatgttatcccacttttcaagaaaggagcgagagagaaaacggggaattacagaccagttagcctgacttcggtggtgggaaagatgctggaatctattattaaagaggtaataatgtggcatttggatagcaataaaatgattagtccaagtcaacatggatttatgaaaggaaaatcatgcttgactaaacttctggaattttttgaggatatgacaagtaaaatggatgaaggggtgccagtggatgtagtgtatctagactttcagaaagcctttgataaggtcccgcatgtgagactggtaactaaaattagagcacacgatattggggatagggtgttgacgtggatagaaaattggttgacagacaggaagtaaagtgtaggagtgaacgtgtccttttcagaatggcaggcagtggcgagtggagtgccgcaaagctcggtgttggggccgcaactgtttaccatatatattaatgatttggaagagggaattaggagcagcactagcaagttagcggatgacacaatgctggatggcagtgtgaactgtgaagaggatgttaggaggttgcagggtgatctggacaggttgagtgagtgggcagatgcgtggcagatgcagtataatatagataaatgtgaggttatccactttggaggcaaaaacaagggggcagattattatctcaatgaggttaaGTTGGGTAAGGAGGAggtacaacaagacctgggtgtccttggacATTGGTCACTGaaggttggtgtgcaggtacagcaggcagtgaagaaagctaatggaatgttggccttcataacaagaggatttcagtataggagtagagaggttcttctgtagttgtatagggctctggtaagaccacatctgaagtattgcgtacagttttggtctcctaatttgaggaaggacatccttgtgattgaggcagtgcagcataagttcacgagattgatccctgggatggcgggactgtcatatgaggaaagattgaaaagactaggcttgtattcactggagtttagaaggatgaggggtattcttatagaaacatataaaattataaaaggactggacaacctagatgcaggaagaatgttcccaatgttgagcgagtccagaaccaggggccacagtcttagaataaaggggggggggggggcatttaagactgaggtgagaaaaaacattttcaccagagagtt
The Amblyraja radiata isolate CabotCenter1 chromosome 14, sAmbRad1.1.pri, whole genome shotgun sequence DNA segment above includes these coding regions:
- the LOC116980762 gene encoding toll-like receptor 7, with product MVAVNVTLHLMLYLLSLWTRVSTEWFPKSLPCDVMQRDTEVVVDCSERQLTSVPTGFPSNSTNITLTINHISQVTSFSFSGLNNLTEIDLRCNCVPVRLGPKDRVCTKPPRVARGALSSLPALRSLYLDGNQLARIPQGLPRTLTLLSLEANSIFSLGKANFTELGDLESIYLGQNCYYRNPCNTSYQIERDAFYTLSRLEVLSLKDNNLTHVPQRLPRSLRQLFLYNNRIRRVEDIDFAELVELEILDLSGNCPRCYNAPFPCQPCHDPSYLLISPNAFQALRKLKILRLQSNCLTAVLSSWFRYTTNLKMLDLSQNFLVKEIATASFLKYLGSLEGLDMSFNFELKVYHEYLNLSSTFSHLRSLQSLKLRGYVFKDLTMDNMRPLLQLTQLKLLDLGINFIKLADLQIFSRLPALQIMDLSENKISPSSTQGETGSCRPSGHSQPGADSFYGFPNQESYFRYDKFGRSCKSKDKEYYHLSPVSYNECNRHRSTLDLSRNNIFYISPAQFDNLSFIKCLNLSGNALSQTLNGSEFLSLPHLRYLDLSNNRIDLLYESAFQELQELQVLDLSNNNHYFQMEGLTHRLNFIHTLTNLSKLIMSENDIYTSADSQLRSNSLSVLEFRDNQLNYMWSDGNYMYIEFFENLSNLSRLDLSGNRLAFMPHDVFDHLPPLLKELVLSGNQLRSFNWGRLYLLVRLELLDLGSNLLTTVPRMLSNCTQTLRVFNLTRNQISRLTKDFLLDMTSLQYLDLSYNNLKTVRASSFPDSAIKHLRELRLSGNHFLCTCDARWFVWWINQTTVYIPRLVTDVTCASPKAHRGHGVVLVDLHSCELDYLGIGLYTFSAFITLLLLVTSIAGRLFGWDVWYIYHFCKAKFKGYHSIPNVKAEYGAFVAYDTRDKAVSEWILKELIDNLEERGERRFSLCLEERDWVPGKLVMDNLSQSIHQSRKTIFVLTDCYVSTGNFRIAFHMAHQRLLDEKVDVIIFVLLERVLQHSKYVRLRKRLCKNSVLAWPSNRRAQPLFWQRLRNALTTDNYPQYTNLFSDII